A single Endozoicomonas sp. NE40 DNA region contains:
- the bioF gene encoding 8-amino-7-oxononanoate synthase, with translation MDRSHMDKELQQDLQSRREANLYRSRKTLDTAQGPEVVIDGKKYLAFCNNDYLGLASHPDVVASLKKATTDYGVGGGASHLVIGHSRAHHQLEEELAEFTGRDRVLLFSNGYMANLGVISALLNKHDAVFQDRLNHASLLDAGLLSGARFQRYLHNDVDNLTTRLERTEARRRLIVTDGVFSMDGDVAPLPELAQLAKQKNAWLMVDDAHGFGCLGKMGGGVAEYFDLPQDDLPVLVGTLGKAFGTAGAFVAGSEALIETLIQFARTYIYTTSMPPAVAAATRTSLKLLRDESWRRDHLQDLVQYFRKGCEQLGLQLMDSASPIQPIMVGSASNAMALSDSLAQQGILVTAIRPPTVPGGTSRLRITFSAAHSKEHVDQLLTALERTVSPLQEEVA, from the coding sequence ATGGATCGGTCGCACATGGATAAAGAGCTGCAGCAGGATTTGCAGTCACGTCGGGAAGCCAACCTGTATCGGTCACGCAAAACCCTCGATACTGCTCAGGGGCCTGAAGTGGTCATTGATGGTAAGAAGTATCTGGCTTTTTGTAATAACGATTATCTGGGGTTAGCCAGTCATCCCGACGTTGTTGCCAGTCTGAAAAAGGCGACAACTGACTATGGTGTGGGCGGTGGCGCTTCCCATCTGGTCATTGGTCACAGCAGGGCGCATCACCAACTGGAAGAAGAGCTGGCTGAGTTTACCGGCCGTGACCGGGTACTGCTGTTTTCCAATGGTTATATGGCGAATCTTGGCGTGATTTCTGCCTTGCTGAATAAACACGACGCTGTGTTTCAGGATCGTCTGAACCATGCTTCCCTGCTGGATGCGGGTCTGCTGTCAGGGGCTCGTTTTCAGCGTTATCTGCATAATGATGTGGATAACCTGACCACCCGTTTAGAGCGTACCGAAGCCCGTCGCCGGTTAATTGTCACCGATGGTGTTTTCAGCATGGATGGTGATGTGGCGCCACTGCCAGAACTGGCACAACTGGCAAAACAGAAAAACGCCTGGCTGATGGTCGATGACGCCCATGGTTTTGGCTGTCTGGGTAAGATGGGCGGTGGAGTTGCAGAATACTTTGATCTGCCTCAGGATGACTTGCCAGTTTTGGTTGGTACACTGGGCAAAGCCTTTGGCACAGCCGGTGCGTTTGTGGCAGGTAGCGAAGCATTAATTGAGACACTTATCCAGTTTGCCCGCACCTATATTTACACCACCTCCATGCCTCCGGCTGTAGCGGCTGCCACCCGAACCAGCCTGAAACTATTGCGGGATGAAAGCTGGCGACGCGACCACTTGCAGGATCTGGTTCAGTATTTTCGCAAGGGTTGTGAACAACTGGGGTTGCAGCTGATGGATTCGGCTTCGCCGATTCAGCCGATTATGGTCGGCAGTGCCAGCAATGCCATGGCTCTGAGTGATTCACTGGCTCAGCAGGGTATTCTGGTGACAGCCATTCGACCGCCTACCGTTCCCGGGGGAACGTCGAGGCTACGTATTACTTTCAGCGCTGCCCACAGCAAAGAGCATGTGGATCAGTTGCTGACCGCACTTGAGCGCACGGTAAGCCCGTTGCAGGAGGAAGTTGCATGA
- a CDS encoding alpha/beta fold hydrolase, translating to MSLPIVLISGWGMPATVLEPLAQELDGDGRACVVQLPGLVSEPGTRYDWQELLNYLDLHLLETPVVLVGWSLGGTLAALYASQNPDKVAGVVTLGTNPCFVRNDDWPQAMLPATFSSFYAGMEEDPQATIQQFSMLCSMGNSNQKTLMRELDVLTGDVDLEPAILLGMLKLLGESNVRSQFSDLRCPVIHCFGRQDALVPVDVAERIEQDFPAHAVNVFNGGHTFFLDNETGITRQVAELVTRLCTRG from the coding sequence ATGAGTCTGCCCATCGTATTAATCAGTGGTTGGGGCATGCCGGCAACCGTGCTGGAGCCACTGGCACAGGAACTGGATGGAGATGGTCGTGCCTGTGTGGTACAGCTGCCGGGACTGGTATCGGAACCCGGTACCCGATATGACTGGCAGGAACTGTTGAACTATCTTGACCTGCATCTGCTGGAAACGCCGGTGGTTCTGGTTGGCTGGTCTCTGGGTGGCACGCTGGCAGCACTTTATGCGAGCCAGAACCCGGACAAAGTGGCAGGCGTGGTGACCCTGGGGACAAACCCGTGTTTTGTTCGCAATGATGACTGGCCACAAGCCATGTTGCCCGCTACCTTTTCAAGCTTTTATGCGGGAATGGAAGAAGATCCTCAGGCGACTATCCAGCAGTTTTCCATGCTTTGCTCAATGGGCAACAGCAATCAGAAAACCCTGATGCGTGAGCTGGATGTATTGACCGGGGATGTCGATCTGGAACCTGCTATTTTGTTAGGTATGTTGAAGTTGCTTGGTGAAAGTAATGTGCGTTCCCAGTTTTCCGATTTACGCTGTCCGGTGATTCACTGTTTTGGCCGACAGGACGCACTGGTTCCGGTCGATGTTGCTGAGCGTATTGAACAGGACTTCCCTGCCCATGCGGTTAATGTGTTTAATGGCGGACATACTTTCTTTCTTGATAACGAAACCGGCATTACCCGGCAGGTGGCAGAACTGGTGACCCGTCTATGCACCAGAGGGTAA
- the bioB gene encoding biotin synthase BioB: MTAPVGTSHPDATLLNTTHPDARLRHDWTVEEVEALFQLPFNDLIFQAQLAHREHFNPNQVQVSTLLSIKTGACPEDCKYCPQSGHYNTGLSKEKLMEVRKVLEEARAAKASGATRFCMGAAWKNPPEKDLPYIMEMVKGVKEMGLETCMTLGMLNADQASRLADAGLDYYNHNLDTSPEFYGSIITTRTFSDRLDTLQHVRDAGMNICSGGIVGLGETERDRAGMLVALANLPKHPESVPVNMLVRVEGTPLEDVEAVDGIEFVRTIAVAKIMMPASSVRLSAGRENMSDELQALAFLAGANSVFLGDKLLTTPNPKESSDRQLFDKLGINMDDSAMISSEEAAEEFARTCPLREHDNDHYYDAMKAS, translated from the coding sequence ATGACTGCACCTGTAGGCACTTCTCATCCTGACGCGACCCTCCTTAACACGACTCACCCTGACGCGAGGCTTCGTCATGACTGGACGGTAGAAGAAGTTGAGGCATTGTTTCAGCTGCCTTTCAATGACCTGATCTTTCAGGCTCAGCTGGCTCACCGCGAACACTTCAACCCAAATCAGGTGCAGGTCAGTACACTGTTGTCGATCAAGACCGGAGCCTGCCCGGAAGACTGTAAATACTGTCCTCAGAGTGGTCACTACAACACCGGACTCAGTAAAGAAAAACTAATGGAAGTGCGCAAGGTGTTGGAAGAAGCCCGTGCAGCAAAAGCGTCTGGTGCGACCCGTTTCTGCATGGGCGCAGCCTGGAAAAATCCGCCGGAAAAAGACCTGCCTTACATCATGGAGATGGTAAAGGGGGTTAAGGAAATGGGGCTGGAAACCTGCATGACGCTAGGCATGCTGAATGCTGACCAGGCGAGCCGGCTGGCGGACGCTGGTCTGGATTATTACAACCATAATCTGGACACCTCTCCGGAGTTTTACGGCAGCATCATTACCACCCGTACTTTCTCTGACCGTCTGGACACCCTGCAGCATGTTCGTGATGCCGGTATGAATATCTGCAGTGGCGGTATTGTCGGTCTGGGTGAAACCGAGCGTGATCGTGCTGGCATGCTGGTAGCGCTCGCTAACCTGCCTAAGCATCCGGAAAGTGTGCCTGTGAATATGCTGGTGCGTGTGGAAGGTACTCCGCTGGAAGATGTTGAAGCCGTGGACGGTATCGAATTTGTTCGCACCATTGCCGTTGCCAAGATTATGATGCCAGCTTCCAGTGTTCGACTTTCTGCCGGTCGTGAAAACATGAGCGACGAATTGCAGGCTCTGGCATTCCTGGCGGGTGCTAACTCTGTTTTCCTGGGTGATAAACTGCTGACCACTCCGAACCCTAAAGAGAGCAGCGATCGTCAGCTGTTCGATAAGCTGGGCATTAATATGGACGACAGTGCAATGATTTCTTCGGAAGAGGCCGCCGAAGAGTTTGCCCGAACCTGCCCTCTGCGTGAGCACGACAATGATCATTATTACGATGCCATGAAAGCCTCCTGA
- a CDS encoding ComF family protein encodes MMVSTRLMCGQCLNQPPVYQHCYSAFQYRFPVNHIIHRIKYSRQIALIKPLTASLAEVLRERYHQQPWPEAIIPVPLHKKRLQQRGYNQALLLAKALNRLLKDKSMVLDRGLVKRIRATQAQQQLKASERRRNIRGAFACNKTTAYQHVAVVDDVVTTGETVSELSRTLKKQGVKTIDVWCLARTPANLP; translated from the coding sequence ATGATGGTTTCAACCCGGCTGATGTGTGGTCAGTGTCTGAACCAGCCACCGGTTTATCAACACTGCTACTCGGCTTTTCAGTACCGTTTTCCAGTGAACCACATCATCCACCGAATAAAATACAGCCGTCAGATAGCCCTGATTAAACCACTGACGGCTTCGCTGGCAGAGGTTCTGCGGGAACGCTACCACCAGCAGCCCTGGCCTGAAGCCATTATTCCGGTACCACTTCACAAAAAACGATTACAACAGCGAGGATATAATCAGGCACTCCTGCTGGCAAAAGCACTGAACCGACTACTCAAAGATAAAAGCATGGTATTGGACAGAGGACTGGTAAAACGGATTCGTGCGACACAAGCCCAGCAACAGCTTAAAGCCAGTGAACGTCGTAGAAATATTCGGGGAGCCTTCGCCTGCAATAAAACAACTGCCTATCAACATGTTGCTGTTGTTGATGATGTCGTCACGACGGGGGAGACCGTTTCAGAGCTGTCCAGAACGTTGAAAAAGCAGGGGGTAAAAACCATTGACGTATG